In one Natronosalvus amylolyticus genomic region, the following are encoded:
- a CDS encoding ArsA family ATPase, with translation MEPFVFFGGKGGVGKTTVSCAYAVRCAREGVRTLVVSTDPAHSVTDVFDQTFDDSPTPVEGVDGLDAMQLDPEEEVIRHLDEIRQDLSEQVSAAMVNEINRQLEMAHGTPGAYESALFDRFVDVIRNSDPYDRVVFDTAPSGSTLRLLGLPELLEGWIDRLMYKRRKSIDLFEKAAVGSNEPRRIMEGDPVLARLQNRKEFFEFAGKALREDAAFFLVLNPDELSLNETERSIADLQDKNLSVRGLVVNKLTPSPDPDENGRGARYLRERIETEQAHLEQVRTAFEPPLIAEIGWRVSEVKGTLLEEVAAELDVETAVETPTYA, from the coding sequence CGGCGGCAAGGGTGGTGTCGGCAAGACGACCGTCTCCTGTGCGTACGCCGTGCGCTGTGCCCGCGAGGGAGTTCGGACGCTGGTCGTCTCGACGGATCCGGCCCACTCCGTCACCGACGTGTTCGACCAGACGTTCGACGACTCCCCGACGCCGGTCGAAGGCGTCGACGGTCTCGACGCGATGCAACTCGATCCCGAGGAGGAAGTCATCCGCCACTTGGATGAGATTCGCCAGGACCTCTCCGAACAGGTGTCGGCGGCGATGGTCAACGAGATCAATCGCCAGCTCGAGATGGCCCACGGTACCCCTGGAGCGTACGAATCAGCGTTGTTCGATCGGTTCGTCGACGTGATACGAAATTCGGATCCGTACGACAGGGTCGTCTTCGATACCGCACCCTCGGGGAGTACGCTTCGACTCCTCGGGTTGCCGGAACTGCTCGAGGGCTGGATCGACCGACTCATGTACAAACGCCGAAAGAGCATCGACCTCTTCGAAAAAGCCGCAGTCGGGAGCAACGAGCCACGACGGATCATGGAAGGCGATCCCGTTCTTGCGCGCCTCCAGAACCGAAAGGAGTTCTTCGAGTTTGCTGGCAAGGCGTTGCGAGAGGACGCCGCGTTCTTTCTCGTGTTGAATCCGGACGAACTATCGCTCAACGAGACCGAACGCTCGATCGCCGACCTCCAGGACAAAAACCTCAGCGTCCGCGGACTCGTCGTGAACAAGCTCACCCCGTCCCCAGATCCCGATGAGAACGGGCGTGGCGCACGATATCTCCGTGAACGGATCGAGACCGAACAGGCACACCTCGAGCAGGTCCGTACGGCGTTCGAGCCACCACTGATCGCCGAAATCGGGTGGCGCGTTTCGGAGGTCAAAGGGACGCTGCTCGAGGAGGTTGCGGCCGAACTCGATGTCGAAACGGCCGTCGAGACGCCGACGTACGCCTGA